The Mycobacterium avium subsp. avium genomic sequence AGCCGGCGAGGAGACGGTGGATGTGGCCCGCGCCGTCGCGATGCTGCGCGAGGAGGGCATGCATCGCATCCTGTGCGAGGGTGGCCCCACCTTGCTCGACGAGCTGGTGGAGGCCGACGCGCTCACCGAATTGTGCGTGACGCTGGCCCCCAAGCTGGCCGCCAGCCAACCGTTGGGCTACCGGGTGCACCCGGCGCGGCTGACCGCCCCGGTCGGCCTGCATCTGGCGCACGCACTGGTCTGCGACGACTATCTGTTCCTGCGGTACCGCCGCTGAGCCGCCGCGCTCGGCATGCAGCCGGCCACGCCTCTTCCTATGATGAAAATGCCCGGCTCGAAACGTGATCGAATCGCGTCCCGCGACATCACCTTTCAGTTGATTCAGTTGACCGCTGCCCAGCGCCCACGCAACCCGTGCCCACAGAAAAGGATCGCCGGCCAGGTGAGCAGTTCAGACCACGACCGCGATTACCGCAACCTGGCGGTGAACCGGCTGCGCCCCAGCGAAATCCAATGGGCGCTCAACCACGACGCCGTGCACGGCATCGCGTATGCGTTCAAGAATCCCGTCGCCGTCGCCGAGGCCACCGAGGATCCCGGTGACGACCGCAAGACCTACCTGATCCGGGTCAAGCGCGACGACCTGGCCAACGCGCTGGACAAGATCAGCGAGTGGATTCTGGACAATCCCGGCCCGTCCGGGATGCAGGCCTACGGATTCGTGCGGGCGCTTTCCCGGGAAGGGCTCACCGACCGCGCCATCGGCGACGACGACCCGCGTTGAGCGCCCCACCGAATTAGCTGGCTTTCGCTATTCGCCGTGCCCCGCGGTCGCCGAGACCTTGGCCTTATGCCTGCACGCCACTGCCCGGGCGCCGGCAGCCGGTTTGCGGCGCACGGCTGGCGGACGAGGAGTCGCCGATGCATGACACGAGCGCGGATTCGCGGGAGGGCTCGCAATTCGGGCCGTATCGCCTGTGGCGGTGAACTATCAGGACCCCAGCTGGCTGACCAAACTCACCGGCTGATCAGTCGACGGGCGCTGAATCCCCTTGGGGCTCAGTGTCTTCGGCGTCGTCCACCGTCAACGGCAGGGCCAGGTCCTCCAGCGGGCGTTGTTCGGCGGCGATGCCGAGCCACAGCTCGACCAGCCCGGCTGCCGCCATCACCACCGCCCCGATCAAGAACGACCACACCACATGGTCGCGCTGGCCCGAGTCGATCAGCTGACCGAACAGCAGCGGGCCGGTGATGCCGCCGATCGCCGTGCCCATCGCGTAGAAGAACGCGATAGCCAGCGCCCGGGTCTCCATCGGGAAGATCTCGCTGACCGTCAGGTACGCCGCGCTCGCGCCCGCCGACGCCAGGAAGAACGCCACGATCAGCACGCCGATGAAGGCCCACACCCCGCCGGCCTGGGTGAGGAACACCAGCGCCAGCGCCACCACGACGACGGCGGAACCGATGTAGGTCAGCGTGATCATCTGTTTGCGGCCCACCGTGTCGAACAGGTGCCCCAGCAGCAGCGGCCCGGCGAAGTTGCTCAACGCCCACAGCACGAAGAACACCGGCACCATGCCGGAGGGCACCGCATAGAACTGGCTGAGCAGGGTGCCGAGGTTGAACGTGACGCCGTTGTAGAGGAACGCCTGCCCGATGAACAACGCCAGGCCGAGCACCGCGCGCCGCGGGTAGAGCTTGAAGGCCACCGCGGCGATCTCCCGGAACGAGATCGCGGTGCGCTGACGGATGCGCAGCGCCTTGCCCTGCGGCTCGGGCAGGGGCCGGCCGGTCTGCTGCTGGACCGCCTCCTCGATCTCGCCGACGATGTGCTCGGCTTCCTCCTCGCGGCCGTGGATGAACAGCCAGCGCGGGCTTTCCGGGACGTTGCGTCGGACCAGCAGCACGAAGATGCCGAGGATGGCGCCGATGCCGAAGGCCAGGCGCCAGCCGAGGTCGGCCGCGAAGTTCGAGGTGTCCAGCAGGATCAGGGCGCCGCCGGCGCCGGCCGCCGAACCCAGCCAATAGGTTCCGTTGATCACCAGGTCGACGCGGCCGCGCACCCGCGTCGGGATCAGCTCGTCGATGGCCGAGTTGATGGCGGCGTATTCACCGCCGATGCCGGCGCCGGTGAAGAACCGGGTCAGGAAGAAATACCAGGGGGCGAACGCGAACGCGGTCGCCACGGTGGCGATCAGGTAGAGGGCCAGGGTGAGGATGAACAGGTTCCGCCGCCCGAACCGGTCGGTCAGGTGACCGAAGAACAGCGCACCGGAACATGCTCCGGCGATGTAGATCGCGGCCGCCATGCCGATCTGTGCCGGGTTGAGCGCGATGCCGCTGCCCGGCTCCATCAGCCGCGCCGAGACGTTGCCCACCATGGTGACCTCGAGCCCGTCGAGCACCCACACCCCGCCCAGGCCGATCACCACCCGCCAGTGGAACCGCGACCACGGCAGCCGGTCCAGCCGCGCCGGCACGTGTGTGGTGATGGTGTTGGTCTGCGCGCCGGCGCTCATGCGTCAGCCCCGGGCAAAGCGGGATTCCTCGGGAGTCCAGGCCTGCGGCTGGCCGGGGTGACCGGGGAACAGGAAGTCGATGAAGGCCGCGGCGGTGGGCTGCGGTTCGTGGTTGGCCAGCCCGGGCCGCTCGTTGGCTTCGATGAAGGCGTAGTCGGCGCCGGTCACGTCCGGCACCAGCAGGTCGATGCCGGTCACCGGGATGCCGATCGCTTCGGCCGCGGTCACCGCGACCCGGCACAGTTCGCTGTTGACCTGCGCGGTGACGTCGTGGATGGTGCCGCCCTGATGCAGGTTGGCGGTCCGGCGCACCCGCAGCCGGGTGCCCTGGGGCAGCACGTCGTCGAGCTTCCAGCCGGCTTCGGCGACGGTGGCCTCGGTGAGTTCGTCGAGCGGGATGCGCGATTCGCCGCCGGTGGCCGCCGAGCGGCGCCGGCTCTCGGCGGCGATCAGGTCCCGCACGCTGTGCTCGCCGGTGCCGATGACCTCCGGCGGCAGCCGCAGCGCGGCGGCGACGACACGGCCGTCGATCACCACCAGCCGAAGGTCGTCGCCGGGCACCCGCTGCTCGATCAGCACGTCCGGGTATTGCGCCCGGGCCCGGGCCAGGGCGGCGGACAGGTCGTCGGGCCCGTTCTCGGCGGTGACCCCGACCGTGATGCCCTTGCCCTGCTCGCCGCGGGTGGGTTTGACGACGACCTCGCCGACCTCCTTGAGGAACGCGAAGTCGCCCTCGTCGAAGGTGGCCAGCCGGGCGCGCGGCACGGTGATGCCCGCCTCGGAGACCAGGCGGCGGGTCAACCGCTTGTCGTCGCACCGGCACATGGCCACCGCCGAGGTGTACTCGGACAGCGATTCCCGGGTGATGACGCTGCGGCCGCCGTGGGTTAGCCGCATCTCGCCGGTCTCGGCGTCGAGCACCTCGACCCAGATCCCGCGGCGCAGCGCCTCGTCGGCGATGATCCGGGCGTAGGGATTGAGGTCGTCGACCGTCTCCGGCGGCGGGCTGAACAGCGGCTCGTTGATCGCGTTCTTGCGCTTGATGGCCAGCACCGGCACGCGGCGGAAGCCCAGCTTCTCGTACAGGCTGATGGCGGCGGCATTGTCGTGCGCCACCGACAGATCCATGTAGGCGCGGCCGGCGCTGCGGAAGTGCTCGGCCAGCGCCCGGGTCAGGGCGCCGCCCACCCCGGGCAGCCCGGCGGCCGGGTCGACGGCCAGCGTCCACAGGCTCGACCCGTGCTCGGGGTCGTTGAACAGCAACTCGTGGTCGACGCCGGTGACGGTGCCGACCACGGCGCCGTCCTCGTCGCGCACCGCGAGCAGGTATTTCACCGCGGGCACGTGCTGATGGTTCTCCCAGATCACGTCCACCCCGGCCGGGACCATGCCGCAGCGCACGTACACCCGGTTCATCGCGTCGGCGTCGATCGGGTCGTTGAGCGTGCGGACCGTGACGCCCAGCGGTGTGGGCGCCAGGCTCTTCTCCTTACCGGTGAACCGCAGCCGGTAGGTGTGGCTGGGGTCGATGAAGAGCTCGGTGGGCGCCTCGGCGACCACGACATGGGATTCGCGGGCGTAGATGCAGATGTCGCGCCGGCCGGGCCCTTCCCGCCGCAGCGCCTCGACCAGCTCTTGGGAATTGGCGAAGGTTTGCCCGAAAATCAGTCGGCCCCAACCCAATTCGAGCTCGACGTCCTTGGCCATCGCGTCCACCATCTCGGGCGGCGACGCGTCGTGCAGCCCGAGGGTGATCGCCTCGGAGGGGTGATCCTCTGCCGGATCGGTCATGGTCATGCAACCGGGCCCGTCACACCGTGCCGCTGCAGCCACAGCTCGAGCAGGGCGATCTGCCACAGCTCGTTGCCGCGCAGCGGGGTCAGCTTGCCGTTGGGGTTGGCCAGCAGCGCGTCGACCGCGTCGGTGTTGAACAGACCGCGTTCCTTGGCGGTCGGCGCGTACAGCGCGTCACGGACCATGTCCAGGTAGGGGCCTTCCAGGTGGGTCAGCGCCGGGACCGGGAAGTAGCCCTTGGGCCGGTCGATCACCTCGGACGGAATGACCCGTCGCGCAGCCTGTTTGAGCACACCCTTGCCTTCGTGGGCGATCTTGTACTCCGGCGGGCAGGTGGCGGCCAGCTCGACCAGCTCGTGGTCGAGGAAGGGCACCCGGCCCTCCAGCCCCCAGGCCATCGTCATGTTGTCGACCCGCTTCACCGGGTCGTCGATCAGCATCACCGTGGTGTCGAGCCGCAACGCGCGGTCGATGCCGGTCTCGGCGCCGGCCTGGGCGAAGTGTTCGGTGACGAACCGCAGGCTGGGGTCGCCCGGGGCGAGGATGCCGGGTCCGACCAGCTGCGCGACGCCGGCGGTGTCTCGGTCGAAGAAGGCCCGCCGGTACTGGGCGACGGCCCCGTCCAGGGTGGCGGCGGCCGGATCGCCCATCGGCGGGTACCAGTGGTAGCCGGCGAACACCTCGTCGGCGCCCTGCCCGGACTGCACCACCTTGACGTGCCGGGCCACTTCCTGGCTGAGCAGGTAGAAGGCGACGCAGTCGTGGCTGACCATCGGTTCGCTCATCGCGCCGATGGCGCCGTCCAGCGCGGGCAGCATCCGGGCGGAGTCGATGCGGATCTGGTGGTGGTTGGTCTCGAAGCGCTGGGCCACGATGTCGGAGTACTGGAACTCGTCGCCCTTCACCCCGCCCGCCGACTCGAAGCCGATGGAGAAGGTGGACAGCCCGTGCTGGCCGGCTTCGGCGAGCAGACCCACGATCAGGCTGGAGTCGACACCACCGGACAGCAGGCAGCCCACCGGGACGTCGGCCACCAGCCGGCGCTTGACGGCCAGTCGCAGGGTGGACAGCACGGCGTCCTCCCAGTCGCGTTCGGACCAGTCGGCGCGGTCGGCGTGCCGGGTGAAATCGGGCGCCCAGTAGGTGGTGACGGTGCGTTTGCCGTCGGGTTCGATGGCGACCAGCGAGGCGGGCGGCACCTTGCGGACCCCGCGCAGGATGGTGGCCGGGGCGGGCACCACCGAGTGGAAGCTCATGTAGTGGTGCAGGGCGACCGGGTCGATGCGGGTGTCCACGCCGCCGCCGGCCAGCAGCGCGGGCAGCGTCGAGGCGAACCGGACCCGGTGACTGTCCTCGGTCAGGTAGAGGGGTTTGATGCCGAGGCGGTCGCGGCCGAGCAGCACCCGACCGCTGTCGCGTTCGACGATGGCGAAGGCGAACATGCCGAACAGATGGCTGACGAAGTCGTCGCCCCACCGGTGGTAGGCCTTGATCAGGACCTCGGTGTCGCTGTGCGAGAAGAACCGGTAGCCGTAGCCGGACAGCTCGCTGCGCAGTTCCTTGTAGTTGTAGATGCAGCCGTTCCAAGCGATGGACAGGCCCAGCTCGGAGTCGACCATCGGCTGGGCGCCGGCTTCGGTCAGGTCGATGATCTTGAGGCGACGATGCCCCAGCGCGACGCGGCCCTGCGACCAGGCGCCGCCGGCGTCGGGGCCGCGTGGTGTCAGCACGGCGGCCATCGCCGAGACCGCGGCTACATCGGGCGCCCGCCCGTCGAGTCGTACCTCCCCGGTGACTCCGCACACCTCTTCGACCCTACCGTTGCCCGATTCCCAGCGCGCGTGACCTCCGCCAAAAGCGCTGCAACGGCCCAGCTACGGCCGCGATCCGTGCGCGGTGATCACCGCGATCGACGCCGGTGTGAAATGAATCGCACCGTCGCGACGGGCCGGTGAAATCGCTCATCACCGGACGGGCGGCTCGTCGTCGCCGGGGTCCGCCCCGAATCGTTGCGGTGGGGTCAGTTCCCGGCGACGTTGCGCGCCCAGCAGTTGCCCGAGGCGCTGCCCGTACGAATCCACCACATCGGCATTGAGGATCTCGTCATGCGTGCAGTCGATCTCGTGGATGACGATGTCGCCGGCAACGTACGGACGCCAATTCTCGGCGAGGAACGCACTGCGATCCTCGTGATCACGCGCCGCGGAGAAGATGGTCACATCGCCGAGGAAAACACCGGGCTCGTGAATCTTGCTGCGCTCGATATTGTTTCGGGCATTCCCGAAAAGCACATCGAAAAGGCGTTTGTGTCGAGACATGCCTTCGGCTCCGGCTTCACGGACGAGTTGATTGAACTGCCGATGCGCGTGCGGTTGGTCGTGATCGGCGGCGGCCAGGTGCGACCGCAGGGCTTCTTCCATCATGTGCTGCTCGGCCAGGGCAGCGTCGGGTGCGGTGACGCTGCCGTCGAGACCGGGTTGAGCGTCGAGGAGGACAACGCGCGCGATTGCGCACCCGCGCCGCTGCAGCTCGATCGCGAGTTCGTGGGCGACGACGCCGCCGAACGACCAGCCGACGAGATGGTAGGGGCCGTCGGGATAGGTTTCCTGGATTCTGTCGGCGTAGCTTTGCGCCATCTCGCGAATCGACCGCGGCGCGGCGTGCTGCGGTTCGGCTTGTTGAATTCCGATGATCGGGCAATCCAGATGATTGCCGAGCACCTGATATGACCAACTGAGCCCGCCGGCGGCATGGATGCAGAACAGCGGTGCGCCGGTCCCCTCTTTCAGGGTCTGGACGGGCACGATCTCTTCGGCTTGTCCGCCGCGAGCGGTATCCGTCTGCGCCCGCCGGCTCAGGCTTGCGACGGTGGGCGCCTCGAACAAGGTGCGGACCGCGAGCTCGACGCCCAGGCTGGCGTTGATCGCCGTGATCACCCGCATCGCCGAGATGCTGTCGCCGCCGAGGTCGAAGAAGGAGTCGTCGGCGCCGACCCGCTCCACGCCGAGCACATGGGCGTAGATGCCGGCCACGGTCTCCTCGACCGCGTTGGACGGGGCCCGGTAGCGGCTGCCCATGTATTCGGGTGTGGGTAGGGCGCGGGTGTCGATTTTTCCGTTGGGCGTCAACGGGATGGCGTCCAGCGCCACCACCGCGGTCGGCACCATGTACACCGGCAGCCGTTGGGCCAGCGCGGTGCGCGCCTCGGCCGGGTCGGCGGTACCGGTGATGTAGCCGACCAGCCGCTTGCCGCCGGGCCGGTCCTCACGGGCGATCACCACCGCCTGCTCGACATCATCCAGCCCGGCCAGCGCCGCCTGCACCTCACCGAGCTCGATCCGATACCCGCGAACCTTGACCTGCTCGTCGGCGCGACCCCGATAGTCCAACTGCCCATCGGAACGCCAACACACCAGATCCCCGGTGCGATACATGCGCGCACCGGGCGCCCCGAACGGACACGCCACAAACCGCGACGCCGTCAGCCCCGACCGGCCCACATACCCCGCGGCCACCCCGGCGCCGGCAACATACAACTCGCCGACCACCCCCGCCGGCACCGGCCGCAACCACGCGTCCAGCACAAACAACGCAGCACCGTCCACCGGCACACCGATCGGCGGTGACCCCATACCCGGGGCCAGCGGCGCGCTAATGGCCACGCACATCGTCGTCTCCGTCGGGCCGTAGGCGTTGACCATCACCCGCCCGCCCGACCAGCGATCCACCACCTCAGCCGGGCAGGCCTCCCCCACCACCACCAACGACACCGACTCCAACCCCTGCGGCGAGAGCATCGCCACCGCCGACGGCGTCTGCGTCAACACCGAGACCTGCTCATTGACCAGCACGTCGTGCAGCTCTTCGGGCGCGCGGGTCACCGCCTCGGGCACCACCACCAGACGCCCGCCCCGCAGCAGCGCGCCGAAGATCTCCCACACCGACACATCGAACGCATACGAGTGGCTTTGCGTCCACACGCCGGGCGACGGCAGTCCCGCATCCAGCGACCCCAACAACTGCGTCACGTTGCGATGCGTGACCGCAACACCTTTGGGCACACCCGTCGTACCCGACGTGTAGATGACATAGGCGACACCGTCGGCCGCGGCCACCGGCAACGGCGTGCTCGGCCGGGTCTGGATCCGGGGGTCCTCGATGTCGATGGCCGCCACGTCGCAGCCGTCCAGCCGCGACCGCAGACCCGCGGTGGTGACCGCGGCGACCGCCGCGGAGTCGGCGAGCATGAACCTGACCCGGGCGGCCGGCGCCGCCGCATCGATCGGCAGATAGGCCGCGCCGGTCTTGAGCACCGCCAGAATCGACGCAACCGCCTCGGCGGACCGCGAAAACAGCAGCGCCACAGACTGTCCCGGGCCGGCACCGTGATCGGCCAGCAGGTGCGCCAGCCGGTTGGCGGCCTCGTCGAGTTCCCGGTACGTCATCGACAGGCCATCCCAGCTGATCGCCACCGCATCCGGGGTCTGCGCCGCCCGCGCGGCGAACAACACCGGGATCGACGGCGGCGCGGGCGGCGGCCCGGCCAGTGCCGCCCGGTTACCGATGTCGTCCAAGCGCTGACGCTCGGACGGGTCGAGCAGGTCGACCGACGACAGCGGCCGGGCCGGGTCGGCGGTCATCGCGATCAGCACCCGCTCCAACCGGCGGCTCAGCGTCTCGATGGTGGCCGCGTCGAAGATGCCGGCGTCGTATTCCACCCGCAGCCCCAGCCGGTCGCCGGACAGGGCGGCCTGCATGGTCAGCGGGTAGTGGTTGCGCTCGAACAGGTTGACGTCGCTGATGGTCAGCTCGTGGTCGACGGCCAGCGCCGAGGTGTCCAGCGGGTAGTTCTCGTAGCCGAACAGCGTGTCAAACAGCTTGTCCTGGCCGGCGATTCGGTGAATCTCGCTCAATGCCAGGTGCTGGTGGTCCAGCGTGTCGGCGTGACCGCGTTGCAGCTGGGCGAGCAGATCGGTCGTGGTGGTGGCCGCGGAGATGCGGGCGCGCACCGGGACGGTGTTGATCATCAGGCCCACCATCGAGTCGGCGCCGGGCACCTCGGCGGGCCGGCCCGACACGGTGGTGCCGAACGCGACGTCGTGCTGGCCGGTCTGCCACAGCAGCAGCTGCGCCCACGCGGCCTGCAGCACGGTGCTGACCGTGGTGTGGTGGGCGCGGGCCAGCTCGCCGAGCGCCCGGGTGATCTCCGCGGACACCGCGAACGCTTGGACGCCTCGGGCGCCCGGCTCCAGCGAATGCGGCGGCCCGACCAGTGTCGGGGTGTCGAAACCGGCGAGCGCCTCGCCCCACGCCGCGCGGGCGGCGTCGAGGTCGCGCTCGGCCAGCCAGGTCACGAACCTGCGGTAGGGCGCGGGCGCGGGCAGCCGCTGCCCGGTGTAGCAGGCGAACGTCTCGTTGAGCAGGATCGGCACCGACCAGCCGTCGAGCACGATGTGGTGGATGGTGAGCACCAGCCGGTGCCGGTCGGGCCCGGTGCGGATCAACACGGCCCGGACCGCGGGCGCCTCGGCCAGGTCGTAGACCGCGGCACGTTCGCCGGCGCACAGCCGCCGGATCTGGGCGTCGGACTCGCTGCCGTTGGCATGCAGCTCGAGGTACCGCCACGCCATCGTCGGATCCGCCGGGATGACCTGAACCGGCTCGTCGAACTGATCGCAGAAGCGGGCCCCCAGGTGCGGGTGCCGGCTGATCACGGTGTGCATGGCCTCGCGCAGCCGGTCCCGGTCGAGCGGGCCGGTCAATGTCAGATCCAGCTGCACCACGTAGAGATGGTCGTCGCCGCCGCGGGTGGTGTTGGCGTGGAACAGCAGGCCCTGCTGCAGCGGGGTCAGCGGCAGCACGTCGGCGATCCGGTGTTGGCGCTCGAGCTGGTCGATCTGCGGCGGAGTCAGCCGCGCGGGCGCGATGTCGGACGGGGTCAGTCCGCCGCCGCCGGCGCGCACGTGCGCGCAGATGCCGGCCAGGGCGTCGAACCACAGCCGGCTCAACCGGGTCACCTGGTCGCGGTTCAGCGCCGAGGGCGCCCAGGTCCAGTTGGCGTGTAGCTGCGGGCCGTGCTCGGTGTCCATGGTGCCGGCGTTGAGGTCCACGGTGTGCATCAACGGCATGGGCACCGCGGTGCTGGTGGCGGTCGCCGAGGAGCCGTCGCGGCTGATCCGCCATAGCTCGTCGGAGAGCTCGGCGGCCGCGCCGCCCAGCCGGCCCAGGTAGTTGAACCCGATCGGCGGGTCGGCGCCGTCCAGGTCGACGTCGGTGTTGACGTAGCGCAGCAGCCCGTAGCTCAGCGGGTCGGGCAGGGCGCGCAGTTGCTCCTTGGCGTCTTTGACCAGTGCGCCCAGCCCCGGCGCGCCGGAGGTCACCTGCTCCCACTCCAGGGCGCCGACGGTCAGGGCGACCGGGTATTTGGTGGTGAACCAGCCGACGGTGCGCGACAGGTCCACGCCGGCGGCCAGTTCCTCGTGCCGGCCGTGGCCCTCGACGTCGATGCCGATCGGGGCGTCCGCGCTGTCCAGGAACTCGGCCCAGGCCAGCGCGAACGCGATGAGCAGGATGTCGTTGACCCCGGCGTGGAACGCCGCGGGCGCCTCGCCGAGCAGCGTGCGGGTGGTTTCGGTGTCCAGCGTGGCCGCCAGGTTCTCGGCGCTCTGGTAGGTGTCCGCCTCGGGGCGCACCGGCGGGAGCGCGGGCGGCGTCGCGGCGACCCGCCGCCAGGCGTCGGCCTGCTCGACCACCGCCGGCGAGGAGGCGTGCTCGGCCAGCAGCGACGCCCACCGGGCGAATGACGTGCCGCCCGCGGGCAGCACGATCGGCTGGCCGTTGTGATGCTGGCCCCAGGCGATGTTGAGGTCTTCCAGCAGCACCCGCCAGGACACCCCGTCGACGGCCAGGTGATGAATGATCAGCACCAGCCGGCCGGTGGAGCCCACCCACAGGGCGCTGAGCATCACGCCGGCGGCCGGGTTCAGCCGCGACCGCGCCTCGATGATCGCCGCGTCGGACAGCTCGTCCACGGTGTGCACCCGCTGCGCGGCGTCCACCGACCCGGGCTCGGGCACCTGCAGCGACCACTCGCCGGTGTCCGCCGCGGTGTCGACGCGCAGCCGCAGCATGGCGTGCCGGTCCAGCAGGGCCTGCAGCACCGCCACCACGTCGGCCTCGGTGACGCCGGCGGGCGCCTGCAGCACCATCGTCTGGTTGAACTCATCGACCGGGCCGTTCACGCCGCGCAACCATTCGATGATCGGCGTGGCCGTCACCTCGCCGGTGCCCTCGTCGGCCGGCCCGCCGTCCTCGTCGGCCACGCCTGCCACCCGGGCCAGCCGGGCCACGGTCTGCTCGGTGAAGATGTCGCGGGTGCGCACCGCCAGGCCGGCGGCCTTGGCCCGGGTCACCACCTGCATCGAGGAGATGCTGTCGCCGCCCAGGTCGAAGAAGGAGTCGTCGACCCCGACCCGCTGCACGCCCAGCACCTGGGCGTAGATGGCGGCCAGGGTCTGCTCGACGGGGGTTTCGGGGGCGCGGTATTGGCCGGCGTCGGAGTATTCGGGTGCGGGCAGGGCGCGGGTGTCGAGTTTTCCGTTGGGCGTCAACGGGATTGCGTCGAGCGCGACGATGGCCGCCGGCACCATGTAGGCCGGCAGCCGCTCGCCCAGCCGGGCGCGGGCCTCGGCCGGGTCGGCGTCCCCGGTGATGTAGCCGACCAGCCGCTTGTCCCCCGGCCGGTCCTCGCGGGCGACGACGGCGGCCTGGTCCACCCCGTCCAGCGCGGCCAGCGCCGAGCGCACCTCGCCGAGTTCGATGCGGTAGCCGCGGACCTTGACCTGCTCGTCGGCCCGACCCAGGTAGTCCAGCTGCCCGTCGCCGCGCCAGCGCACCAGATCGCCCGTGCGATACATCCGCGCCCCCGGCCGCCCGAACGGACACGCCACGAACCGCGATGCGGTCAGCCCGCCGCGCCGCCAGTAGCCGCAGGCCACCCCGGCGCCGGCGACATAGAGCTCGCCCACCACGCCCGGCGGCACCGGCCGCAGCGATTCGTCGAGCACGAACAGGCCGGTGCCGGGGACCGGGAAGCCGATCGGCACCCCGGCCGGTGACCCGGGCTGCAGCGGCGCGCTGATCGCGGTGTAGACGGTGGCCTCGGTGGGGCCGTAGGCGTTGATCATCGTCCGGCCCGGGGCCCACCGGTCGACCAGCTCGGCCGGGCACGCCTCGCCGGC encodes the following:
- the ngg gene encoding N-acetylglutaminylglutamine synthetase; translated protein: MTMTDPAEDHPSEAITLGLHDASPPEMVDAMAKDVELELGWGRLIFGQTFANSQELVEALRREGPGRRDICIYARESHVVVAEAPTELFIDPSHTYRLRFTGKEKSLAPTPLGVTVRTLNDPIDADAMNRVYVRCGMVPAGVDVIWENHQHVPAVKYLLAVRDEDGAVVGTVTGVDHELLFNDPEHGSSLWTLAVDPAAGLPGVGGALTRALAEHFRSAGRAYMDLSVAHDNAAAISLYEKLGFRRVPVLAIKRKNAINEPLFSPPPETVDDLNPYARIIADEALRRGIWVEVLDAETGEMRLTHGGRSVITRESLSEYTSAVAMCRCDDKRLTRRLVSEAGITVPRARLATFDEGDFAFLKEVGEVVVKPTRGEQGKGITVGVTAENGPDDLSAALARARAQYPDVLIEQRVPGDDLRLVVIDGRVVAAALRLPPEVIGTGEHSVRDLIAAESRRRSAATGGESRIPLDELTEATVAEAGWKLDDVLPQGTRLRVRRTANLHQGGTIHDVTAQVNSELCRVAVTAAEAIGIPVTGIDLLVPDVTGADYAFIEANERPGLANHEPQPTAAAFIDFLFPGHPGQPQAWTPEESRFARG
- a CDS encoding N-acetylglutaminylglutamine amidotransferase, which codes for MCGVTGEVRLDGRAPDVAAVSAMAAVLTPRGPDAGGAWSQGRVALGHRRLKIIDLTEAGAQPMVDSELGLSIAWNGCIYNYKELRSELSGYGYRFFSHSDTEVLIKAYHRWGDDFVSHLFGMFAFAIVERDSGRVLLGRDRLGIKPLYLTEDSHRVRFASTLPALLAGGGVDTRIDPVALHHYMSFHSVVPAPATILRGVRKVPPASLVAIEPDGKRTVTTYWAPDFTRHADRADWSERDWEDAVLSTLRLAVKRRLVADVPVGCLLSGGVDSSLIVGLLAEAGQHGLSTFSIGFESAGGVKGDEFQYSDIVAQRFETNHHQIRIDSARMLPALDGAIGAMSEPMVSHDCVAFYLLSQEVARHVKVVQSGQGADEVFAGYHWYPPMGDPAAATLDGAVAQYRRAFFDRDTAGVAQLVGPGILAPGDPSLRFVTEHFAQAGAETGIDRALRLDTTVMLIDDPVKRVDNMTMAWGLEGRVPFLDHELVELAATCPPEYKIAHEGKGVLKQAARRVIPSEVIDRPKGYFPVPALTHLEGPYLDMVRDALYAPTAKERGLFNTDAVDALLANPNGKLTPLRGNELWQIALLELWLQRHGVTGPVA
- a CDS encoding MFS transporter translates to MSAGAQTNTITTHVPARLDRLPWSRFHWRVVIGLGGVWVLDGLEVTMVGNVSARLMEPGSGIALNPAQIGMAAAIYIAGACSGALFFGHLTDRFGRRNLFILTLALYLIATVATAFAFAPWYFFLTRFFTGAGIGGEYAAINSAIDELIPTRVRGRVDLVINGTYWLGSAAGAGGALILLDTSNFAADLGWRLAFGIGAILGIFVLLVRRNVPESPRWLFIHGREEEAEHIVGEIEEAVQQQTGRPLPEPQGKALRIRQRTAISFREIAAVAFKLYPRRAVLGLALFIGQAFLYNGVTFNLGTLLSQFYAVPSGMVPVFFVLWALSNFAGPLLLGHLFDTVGRKQMITLTYIGSAVVVVALALVFLTQAGGVWAFIGVLIVAFFLASAGASAAYLTVSEIFPMETRALAIAFFYAMGTAIGGITGPLLFGQLIDSGQRDHVVWSFLIGAVVMAAAGLVELWLGIAAEQRPLEDLALPLTVDDAEDTEPQGDSAPVD